A DNA window from Trichosurus vulpecula isolate mTriVul1 chromosome 2, mTriVul1.pri, whole genome shotgun sequence contains the following coding sequences:
- the FBXO46 gene encoding F-box only protein 46: MDPSSLSPVQLWCPRPFGTYSQNQPRSAAPSARKPPPPPACPEPGSGSSIGSGDGLARSENTPPAPAAPAAPLLSTAPGEEGRVLLDTWYVIKPGNTKEKVAFFVAHQCGGGASRASAGKVKGHWGSDSSKAKRRRRCLDSTKPRPSPGKPPDVGGEEDQQLPAPAETAAGAPEDVDLLSVAEMVALVEQRAALALQSYPRSGAPTPVVFVSAAEQAAQGSGGERRPGSDCSRVAEAVAHFEARRDGPRKEEVRAGDTGRSGGSGEVRIAFRISSGREPRSPEGGQPGAGCSNRPGCTYAGGPGPSSRAQDKITCDLYQLISPSRDALPSNVDFLLARADEAGDGEAAGATRPEGPPERATGDKPPAPPPPPAGNRECGGAGAAGFHVDVVVTGVVDECVFFGKDGAKTVKEETVCLTVSPEEPPPPGQLFLLPARGEPSPEAPTTPEAPAAPTPEGSEPEAASAASDASLCRLYHHVSHDFLEIRFKIQRLLEPRQYMLLLPDHVLVKIFGYLPTRALAALKCTCHYFKCVIETFGVQATDSRWSRHPLYRDDPCKQCRKCYEKGDVSLCRWHPKPYHHDLPYGRSYWMCCRRPDKDTPGCRLGLHDNNWVLPCHTLAGSRPGREDAR; encoded by the coding sequence ATGGACCCCAGCAGCCTCTCTCCAGTGCAGCTTTGGTGCCCGAGGCCCTTTGGTACCTATTCTCAGAATCAGCCCCGCTCAGCCGCCCCCTCAGCCCGCAAGCCCCCACCTCCCCCTGCCTGTCCGGAGCCTGGGAGTGGTAGCAGCATCGGCTCTGGCGATGGGCTTGCCCGATCAGAGAACACGCCTCCTGCTCCAGCAGCCCCCGCAGCTCCTCTGCTTTCCACAGCCCCAGGTGAGGAGGGCCGGGTCCTGCTGGATACCTGGTATGTCATCAAGCCAGGCAACACCAAGGAGAAGGTGGCTTTTTTTGTGGCCCACCAGTGCGGTGGTGGTGCCAGCCGGGCCAGTGCCGGGAAGGTCAAGGGGCACTGGGGCAGTGACAGTTCCAAGGCCAAGCGGAGGCGCCGCTGCCTTGACTCCACCAAGCCCCGCCCCAGCCCTGGGAAGCCACCTGATGTCGGGGGAGAAGAGGACCAGCAGCTGCCTGCTCCTGCCGAGACTGCTGCCGGTGCCCCCGAGGACGTGGACCTGCTCTCTGTGGCCGAGATGGTGGCCCTGGTGGAGCAGAGGGCTGCCCTGGCCCTTCAGAGCTACCCCCGCTCGGGGGCCCCGACCCCTGTTGTGTTTGTGTCAGCCGCCGAGCAGGCGGCCCAGGGTTCCGGTGGGGAGCGGCGGCCCGGCAGCGACTGCAGCCGCGTGGCCGAGGCCGTGGCCCACTTTGAGGCCCGGCGAGATGGGCCGCGCAAGGAGGAGGTGCGTGCGGGGGACACGGGACGCAGTGGAGGGTCTGGCGAGGTGCGCATTGCCTTTCGAATCTCCAGCGGGCGTGAGCCCCGCTCCCCCGAAGGCGGCCAGCCAGGGGCCGGCTGCAGCAACCGGCCGGGGTGCACCTACGCCGGAGGGCCGGGCCCCAGCAGCCGGGCCCAGGACAAGATCACCTGTGACTTGTACCAGCTCATTAGCCCGTCCCGGGACGCCCTGCCCAGCAACGTGGACTTCCTGCTTGCCCGGGCAGACGAGGCTGGCGATGGGGAGGCCGCAGGAGCCACCCGCCCCGAGGGGCCTCCCGAAAGAGCTACTGGGGATAAGCCGccagccccgcccccgcccccagcGGGGAACCGAGAGTGCGGGGGAGCAGGCGCTGCCGGCTTTCACGTGGACGTGGTCGTTACTGGCGTGGTGGACGAGTGCGTCTTCTTTGGTAAGGACGGTGCAAAGACTGTGAAAGAGGAGACGGTTTGCCTGACGGTCAGCCCTGAGGAGCCGCCGCCCCCAGGGCAGCTCTTCCTGCTGCCAGCCAGAGGGGAGCCTTCTCCCGAGGCTCCCACCACCCCCGAAGCCCCAGCTGCCCCCACTCCCGAGGGCAGCGAGCCTGAGGCAGCCAGTGCTGCCTCTGATGCTTCCCTGTGCCGTCTCTACCACCACGTCTCCCATGACTTCTTGGAGATCCGCTTCAAGATCCAGCGCCTGCTGGAGCCTCGCCAGTACATGCTGCTGCTGCCTGACCACGTCCTGGTGAAGATATTCGGCTACCTGCCCACCCGCGCCCTGGCTGCCCTCAAGTGCACCTGCCACTACTTCAAATGCGTCATCGAGACCTTCGGTGTCCAGGCCACAGACTCCCGCTGGAGCCGCCACCCGCTGTACCGCGACGACCCGTGCAAGCAGTGCCGCAAGTGCTACGAGAAGGGGGACGTGTCGCTGTGCCGCTGGCACCCCAAGCCCTACCACCACGACCTGCCCTATGGCCGCTCCTACTGGATGTGCTGCCGCCGGCCGGACAAGGACACGCCGGGCTGCAGGCTGGGCCTGCACGATAACAACTGGGTGCTTCCGTGCCACACGCTGGCGGGCTCACGGCCTGGCCGTGAGGATGCCAGgtga
- the QPCTL gene encoding glutaminyl-peptide cyclotransferase-like protein — translation MRKGSGGGSGGGKGRARRRSGERGPPEPPQAPQAGPLLRRRLLWPPLPLLLLALALGTGLYVAWAPGEGGGGEKKGGGAGGADTARRRSSGGGPQRQSQSRLPRSLPEAHLRALLEQLDPQRLWGKYLQPLLVERTPGSPGNLKVRQFLEDELRALGAGWQVEVDAFSSPTPLGPVAFANVVATLSPEAPRRLTLACHLDSKLFPPGAPPFLGATDSAVPCALLLELVRALDPQLGRSKDQGAPVTLQLLFLDGEEALKEWGPEDSLYGARHLAQRMEQTPHGFGISEIKAIEMFVLLDLLGAPDPIIKSHFPRTAPWFQRLSSIEKRLHRLGLLASHPREVMYFQPGPPYGPVDDDHMPFLRRGVPVLHLIPTPFPAVWHTPADTEANLHPPTVHNLSRIFAIFLAEYLGLL, via the exons ATGCGGAAAGGCAGTGGAGGGGGCTCCGGGGGCGGCAAGGGGCGAGCCCGGCGGCGGAGCGGGGAGCGCGGTCCGCCGGAGCCGCCCCAGGCGCCCCAGGCCGGGCCCCTGCTCCGGCGCCGGCTGCTCTggccgccgctgccgctgctgctgctggcaTTGGCCTTGGGCACCGGGCTCTACGTGGCCTGGGCGccgggggaagggggaggaggggagaaaaagggaggaggagcaggaggagcagACACTGCCCGGAGGAGGAGCAGCGGCGGCGGCCCCCAGCGACAG TCACAATCCCGGCTGCCCCGAAGCCTCCCTGAAGCCCACCTTCGGGCACTGTTAGAACAACTGGACCCCCAACGCCTCTGGGGCAAGTACCTTCAGCCCCTACTGGTTGAAAGGACACCGGGCAGTCCTGGGAACTTGAAGGTCCGACAG TTCTTGGAGGATGAGCTCCGGGCTCTAGGTGCTGGCTGGCAGGTAGAGGTGGACGCCTTCTCATCCCCAACTCCACTGGGGCCTGTGGCCTTCGCCAACGTGGTGGCCACACTGTCCCCAGAAGCCCCCCGTCGCTTGACCCTGGCCTGCCACTTGGACTCCAAGCTCTTCCCTCCAGGTGCACCCCCTTTCCTGGGTGCCACAGACTCTGCTGTGCCCTGTGCCCTGCTTCTTGAGCTCGTCCGTGCCCTTGACCCTCAGCTCGGCCGTTCTAAGGACCAG GGGGCTCCTGTGACCCTTCAGCTCCTTTTCCTGGATGGGGAGGAAGCCTTGAAGGAGTGGGGGCCAGAAGACTCTCTTTATGGGGCCCGGCACTTGGCCCAGCGCATGGAGCAGACACCCCATGGCTTTGGCATCTCAGAGATTAAGGCAATT GAAATGTTTGTCCTCCTGGACCTGCTGGGAGCCCCTGACCCCATCATTAAGAGTCACTTCCCCCGTACAGCCCCCTGGTTCCAGCGGCTTAGCTCGATAG AGAAGCGGCTTCACCGGCTGGGGCTTCTGGCATCCCATCCTCGGGAGGTGATGTATTTCCAGCCAGGACCGCCCTATGGGCCCGTGGATGATGACCACATGCCCTTCCTGCGGAGAG gcGTGCCCGTTCTTCACCTTATCCCCACGCCCTTCCCTGCCGTCTGGCACACCCCAGCTGACACTGAGGCCAACCTGCATCCGCCCACAGTGCACAACCTTAGTCGCATCTTTGCCATCTTCCTAGCTGAGTACCTGGGCCTCCTCTAG
- the SNRPD2 gene encoding small nuclear ribonucleoprotein Sm D2: MSLLNKPKSEMTPEELQKREEEEFNTGPLSVLTQSVKNNTQVLINCRNNKKLLGRVKAFDRHCNMVLENVKEMWTEVPKSGKGKKKSKPVNKDRYISKMFLRGDSVIVVLRNPLIAGK, translated from the exons AT GAGTCTCTTAAACAAGCCCAAGAGCGAGATGACCCCTGAGGAGCTGCAGAAGCGGGAAGAGGAGGAGTTCAACACTGGGCCCCTGTCGGTGCTCACCCAGTCGGTGAAGAACAACACCCAGGTTCTCATCAACTGCCGTAACAACAAGAAACTTCTGGGCCGGGTGAAGGCCTTTGACAG GCACTGCAACATGGTCTTGGAGAACGTGAAGGAGATGTGGACGGAGGTACCCAAAAGCGGCAAAGGCAAGAAAAAGTCGAAACCAGTGAACAAAGATCGTTACATTTCCAAGATGTTCCTGAGGGGGGATTCTGTCATCGTGGTCCTCAGGAACCCGCTCATTGCTGGCAAGTAG
- the GIPR gene encoding gastric inhibitory polypeptide receptor encodes MLTPPPLLIFLLSHPVLWKVQASSLRNTANEAYRRWVQYQAQCQEALAAAEPLTGLACNGTFDMYACWPHSPPNTTASAPCPWYLPWHQKVTMGSVLRLCGADGQWGSWRDHSQCVSPEREQVFQGQRLILEKLQLVYTVGYSLSLVALLLALLLLSSFRKLRCTRNYIHMNLFISFVFRAAAILTRDKLLPTLGLHIEDPSQALATCRVAQIVTQYCVSANHTWLLVEGVYLYSLLALMAFSEDSHFKCYLFLGWGGPALFVVPWVISRQLHENTQCWERNEIKAIWWIIRMPILATILVNFLIFVRILGILLAKLRAHQMRCQDYRLRLARSTLTLVPLLGIHEVVFAPVIEEQAEGMLRYTKLFFEIFLSSFQGFFVSILYCFINKEVQAEIRKQWQRCQLVQSLLDERRLSRDHRSSSHGAAPCISICSRAQGGEGEEASPASESSC; translated from the exons ATGTTGACACCTCCACCTCTCCTGATTTTCTTGCTGTCCCATCCAGTCCTGTGGAAAGTACAA GCCAGCTCTCTGAGGAACACAGCCAATGAGGCCTACCGTAGGTGGGTGCAGTACCAGGCTCAGTGCCAGGAGGCTCTAGCTGCTGCTGAGCCATTGACAG GCCTTGCCTGCAATGGGACCTTTGACATGTATGCCTGCTGGCCGCACTCACCCCCTAACACCACAGCTAGTGCCCCCTGCCCCTGGTACCTGCCCTGGCATCAGAAAG TGACCATGGGCTCTGTGCTGCGTCTCTGTGGGGCTGATGGGCAGTGGGGATCCTGGAGGGACCATTCCCAATGTGTGTCTCCAGAGAGGGAGCAGGTCTTCCAG GGTCAAAGGCTGATCCTGGAGAAGCTGCAGCTGGTGTATACAGTGGGGTACTCACTCTCCCTGGTTGCCCTGTTGCTGGCTCTGCTGCTACTCAGCTCCTTTAG GAAGCTTCGGTGCACCCGAAATTATATCCACATGaatctgttcatctcctttgtcTTCCGAGCAGCTGCCATCCTCACTAGGGATAAACTGCTACCCACCTTGGGCCTTCACATTGAAGACCCATCTCAG GCCCTAGCCACTTGCCGAGTGGCCCAGATTGTGACCCAGTACTGTGTGAGTGCTAACCACACGTGGCTGCTGGTGGAAGGTGTATACCTGTACAGCTTGCTGGCGCTGATGGCCTTTTCAGAGGATAGTCACTTCAAATGCTACCTATTTCTCGGCTGGG GGGGCCCCGCGCTCTTTGTCGTCCCGTGGGTGATCTCTCGACAACTCCACGAGAACACTCA GTGCTGGGAACGGAATGAGATCAAGGCAATCTGGTGGATTATCCGCATGCCCATTCTCGCCACCATCTTG GTTAATTTCCTTATCTTCGTTCGAATTCTGGGCATCCTGCTGGCCAAGCTGAGGGCCCACCAGATGCGTTGTCAGGACTACAGGCTCAG GCTGGCTAGGTCCACACTGACCCTCGTCCCCCTCCTGGGCATACATGAGGTGGTCTTTGCACCTGTGATAGAGGAGCAGGCAGAGGGCATGCTTCGCTACACCAAACTCTTCTTTGAGATCTTCCTCAGCTCCTTCCAG GGATTCTTTGTCAGCATCCTATACTGCTTCATCAACAAAGAG GTCCAGGCTGAGATCCGAAAACAATGGCAGCGATGCCAGCTGGTCCAAAGTCTCCTGGATGAGCGACGCCTGTCCCGGGATCACCGCTCTTCTAGCCACGGGGCTGCCCCCTGCATCTCCATATGCAGCAGGgcacagggtggggagggagaggaggccaGCCCGGCCTCTGAGAGCTCCTGCTAG